In a genomic window of Alkalihalobacillus sp. TS-13:
- a CDS encoding FAD-binding oxidoreductase, which produces MATELTGRVVVPGDPDYPEARTNLNLYRSKFPGAIVFCQEENDVLNALRFTREKEIPFRVRSGRHSYQNFSILNKGIVIDLSEMNKISVNVLRKTAVIAGGADLGHVYNTLWEHGLAIPGGTEYSVGAAGLTLGGGIGYLSRIFGLTCDNLIGVRIVVPKGDRSAQIVEATRWKNRELFWACCGGGGGNFGIVTQFKFRAHPIGDVSIFRIEWDFEQLERAYDKWQQWAPFTDEKLTSSIELHAKEQNLILAQGQYVGIKDELKKLIKPLVKSTNPRKVQIASVPFNKAFDYFNYPAGNIPSYFKRSGSFVYQPIPERGIKIMKYFLENTPNEDAAIWQQALTGAVQKVRPTESAFYHRKALIAQEYNTTWKKEGEASENVQWVKALRKYLSPYTDGDYVNWPDLSIDDWPTAYYGENFERLRKVKTKVDPTNVFRFQQSIPPYKK; this is translated from the coding sequence ATGGCGACTGAATTGACGGGGCGGGTTGTGGTACCGGGGGATCCGGATTATCCAGAAGCCCGCACAAATCTTAATCTATATAGATCCAAGTTTCCCGGAGCAATCGTTTTTTGTCAGGAAGAAAATGATGTCCTGAATGCGCTGAGATTTACTCGGGAAAAAGAAATCCCTTTCCGTGTTAGGAGCGGAAGACATAGTTACCAAAATTTTTCGATCCTGAATAAAGGGATTGTCATTGATTTAAGTGAAATGAACAAAATCTCGGTAAATGTCTTAAGAAAAACTGCGGTCATTGCAGGAGGCGCTGATCTAGGACATGTATACAACACACTTTGGGAGCATGGTCTGGCAATCCCCGGTGGCACGGAATACAGCGTCGGCGCTGCAGGATTGACCTTAGGGGGAGGAATCGGTTATCTGTCCCGGATTTTCGGGTTAACCTGCGATAACCTGATTGGCGTCCGAATCGTCGTTCCAAAAGGAGACCGCAGTGCACAAATTGTAGAAGCGACCAGATGGAAAAACAGGGAACTTTTTTGGGCTTGTTGCGGCGGCGGTGGAGGGAACTTCGGGATCGTCACTCAATTCAAGTTCCGTGCCCATCCAATAGGCGACGTCTCGATTTTCCGGATCGAATGGGACTTCGAACAGTTGGAAAGAGCGTATGACAAATGGCAGCAGTGGGCTCCATTTACCGATGAAAAATTAACGTCGTCGATCGAGCTGCATGCGAAAGAACAAAACTTGATCCTGGCTCAGGGACAATATGTGGGTATAAAAGACGAACTCAAAAAGCTGATCAAACCGTTGGTCAAAAGCACAAACCCTAGGAAGGTGCAAATCGCATCCGTCCCATTCAACAAGGCATTCGACTATTTCAATTATCCAGCCGGAAATATCCCGTCTTATTTCAAACGCTCTGGGTCTTTTGTCTATCAACCGATTCCCGAACGGGGCATCAAAATTATGAAGTATTTCTTGGAGAATACACCTAATGAAGATGCAGCGATATGGCAACAGGCACTTACTGGTGCGGTGCAAAAAGTGCGTCCGACTGAATCAGCTTTTTATCACAGGAAGGCGCTTATCGCACAGGAATATAACACAACTTGGAAAAAAGAAGGTGAGGCTAGTGAGAACGTCCAATGGGTGAAGGCGTTACGTAAATATCTTTCCCCCTATACGGACGGTGATTATGTGAATTGGCCGGATTTATCAATTGACGATTGGCCGACCGCTTATTATGGAGAAAATTTCGAGCGCTTAAGAAAAGTGAAAACGAAGGTTGATCCAACGAATGTCTTTCGTTTCCAGCAAAGTATCCCGCCATACAAAAAGTAA